From the genome of Halomonas sp. LR3S48:
TTGCCTCTCTGGCTGGCGGCGGGGCTTGCCATGGCACTGGCCATCGGCCAGCCACTGGAGTTCGACAGCACGGCCCAGCAGCGCCAGTACGACACCCTGGTGCGCGAGCTGCGCTGCACGGTGTGCCAGAGCGAGACCATCCATGAATCCAACGCCGAGCTCGCCGCCGACATGCGTCGCCGGGTCTACGACATGACCCTGGCCGGGCACGATGCCGAGGCGATCGTCGAGTTTCTGGTACAGCGCTACGGCGACTACGTGCGCTATCGCCCGCCGTTGCAGGCCAATACCGCGCTGCTGTGGGCCAGCCCCTTCCTGCTGCTGCTGGGCGGCGGCTTCATCTGGTGGCGTATCGTCGCGGGTCGCCGGCGCATGGCGCAGTGTCCCGAGTTCAGCGCACGGGAGCGGGCCATGCTCGATCGATTTCACCATGGCGATGACCCCGGGAGGTCTCGATGAACGGAACGTTCCTGCTACTGGCCATGGGCCTCTGTCTCGTAGCGCTGGGCTTCGTGGTCACCCCGCTGTTGCGCGCGCCACGCTGCGAGGAGAACCCGTCACGACGAGCGACCAATCTGCTCGTGCATCGTGACCGGCTGCGCGAACTCGAACAGGACATGGCGGCGGGTTTTTTGACCGGCGCCCAGTACGACAACGCCCTGGCCGACCTCGAGCGCGAGCTGCTCGACAGCGGCGCCGTCGAGCCTACCCATAGACAGGCTGCGAGGGGGCCGGGCTCGCGTCGGGCACCGTTCGTGGCCGCCTGCGCGAGCCTGGCGCTGCTGCCGTTCCTTGCCACCGGTCTTTACCTCACGGTGGGTCATGCCGAGGAAGTCTTCGCCACCCCGCTGCCGTCGGGCACGCCGACACCGGGCGAGGCCGCGGGCGAGCCTCGTTCCGGGGCCGACCTGAAGCGCGAGTTCCAGCATCTGGCGCAGCAACTACAGGGGCGCCTGGCGCAGGATCCGGCCCAACTAGGGAACTGGACACTGCTGAGCCGCACCCTGGTGTTCCTCGACGACCTGCCGGCAGCGGAGCGCGCCTTTCGCGAGGCGATGCGCCACGGTGGCGACCAGGACCCCGACCTGCTAACGCGATATGCCGACGCCCTCGCCGAGCGCCAGGGCGAACTGGCCGGCGAGCCCCAACGCCTGATCGAGCGCGCCCTGGTGCTCGATCCCGATCACATCCAGGCGCTATGGCTGGCCGGGACCCTGGCGCTACAGCAGAACTCGCCGGACGAAGCGCGAGGCCATTGGCAGCGGCTGCTGGTACTGCTGCCGCCGGAATCCCCCGAGGCCGAGGTGATCCGCGGCAATCTCGGCCAGCTTGACCAGGCCGCCGGCAGCCCCCTCGAAAGGGTGTCGGCAAGGAGCGAGACATGAACAAGACGTTGAGTCGTGAGGCCTTGCAGGCCGTGCGCCAGGTGCCGCTGTTCGCCGGGCTCGAGGATGAGACCCTGGCGCTGCTCACCGGCGGCGCCGTGGAGCGCAGCTACCGTCGCGGTGCGCTGCTGTTCAGCAAGGGCGAACCGGCGGACCGCTTCTACGTGGTGCTCGGCGGCTGGATCAAGCTGTTCCGCGAAAGTCCCGACGGCAACGAATGCATGGTGGGGCTGTTCACCCGCGGTGAATCCTTTGCCGAGGCGGCGATGTTCGACCGGCTGGGGTTTCCGGTCAACGCCGCGGTGGCCGAGGATGCCCGGCTGCTGGTGTTTCCTGCCGAGCATTTCCTCACCACCCTGGAGCGCAACCACGGCCTGGCGCTCAATATGCTCGCCAATCTCTCCGGCATGCTGCGCTCGCTGGTGCGCCAGCTCGACCAGCTCACGCTGCAGCCCACCTACCAGCGCCTGGCGGCCTTCATCGTCTCGCTATGCCCCGAGGGTACCAACCAGGCCACCGTCTGCCTGCCCTGCGACAAGCTGCTGATCGCCGGCCGCCTGGGCATGAAGCCGGAGAGCTTCTCGCGGGCCATGGCGCGGCTGCGTGAGGTCGGTGTCAGCTGCGAGCGCAACTGCGTGCACGTCGAGGACATTACCGTCCTCCGGCGCTTCGCCAATTCCGCCGAGGAGAAGGCGCTCTCGCCACTGCCGTGCGCGGCACCGAATTCGCCGCATGCGACCGCGCCACGCCCCTGTCGCTAGCCTCACCGCTTTTCTTCCTCTCGAAACGGCCCGCTCGGCGGGCCGTTTCGCGCCGGGCCGCGATTTCTTTTTCCCTCCTCTGACATAAGTCAACTCCTGGATGCATCAATTGACAGTGGTCAAGTGAGGCGAAAGGCAAAGTTGCTACTAATGGCGACAGGTGGGGGGTGGCTTGAGGCCATGGTCGCTGAGCACGCAGAAGAACAGGTCATGCCGGGCACCCGCCAGCCACACCCGAAGGGGAAACCAAGCGAGGCACGATATGCAGATGAGAGCTTTGAGCAAGGGGATCTTCGCCCTCAGCTTCCCGCTGACCGCCATGGTGGGCATGGCCCACGCCGCGGCCCCGGAGTTGACCGCCGAGGAGCAGGAACGCGCCAACACCATCTATTTCCAGCGCTGCGCCGGCTGCCACGGCACCACACGCAACGGCGCCACCGGTCCGAACCTGCTGCCCGACACCACCCAGGAGCTGGGCCAGCGCCGTCTGGAGAGCATCATCACGCTGGGTACCGAAGGCGGCATGAACAACTTCGATGGCATCCTCTCCGCGGATGACATCACGCTGATCTCCAAGTACATCCAGCACGATCCGGTCGATCCGCCCGAGATGTCGCTGGCCGACATGAAGGAGCGCTGGCAGGTCTTCATCGCGCCGGAAGACCTGCCCACCGAGCCCCAGCACGATCTGAACTGGGAAAACTTCATGGTCACCATCCTGCGTGACCGCGGCGCCATGGGCATCATCGACGCCGACACCAAGGAACTGGTCACCGAGGTCGAGACCGGCTATGCGGTGCACGTGGCCAAGGAGAGTTCCGACGGCCGTTTCTGGTACGTCCAGGGCCGTGACGGCCGTCTCTCCAAGATCGACCTGTGGATGGACCCGCCCCAGGTCACCGCCGAGGTCTTCATCGGCTACGACGCGCGCGACGTGGCGGTCTCACACTACGGCGAGTGGAAGGACAAGTACGTTATCGGCGGCTCCTACTGGCCGCCGCACTTCGTGATCGCCGACGCCGAGACCATGGAGCCGCTGAAGGTGGTCTCCACCCGCAGCTACGACACCCAGGGCAACTTCCGCAACGAGGCCCGCGTCGCGGCGCTCTACAACACCCCGCACGCGCCCACCTTCCTGGTCAACGTCAAGGAGTCCGGCCAGGTCTGGCAGGTCGACTACAGCGACATCGACAACCTGCGCATCGACCAGATGGAGACCGCCGAATTCCTGCACGACGGCTTCTTCGACCCCACCGGCCGCTACTTCCAGATCGCCGCCAACATGAGCGACAAGATGGTGTTCATCGACACCGAGACGCGCAAGTTGGTCAGCATGCTGGAGACCGGCACCAAGCCCCACCCGGGCCCGGGCGCCAACTGGATCGACCCCGAGTGCGGCCCCGTGGCCGGCACC
Proteins encoded in this window:
- a CDS encoding cytochrome c-type biogenesis protein, which produces MKRLLLNTLLGLPLWLAAGLAMALAIGQPLEFDSTAQQRQYDTLVRELRCTVCQSETIHESNAELAADMRRRVYDMTLAGHDAEAIVEFLVQRYGDYVRYRPPLQANTALLWASPFLLLLGGGFIWWRIVAGRRRMAQCPEFSARERAMLDRFHHGDDPGRSR
- the ccmI gene encoding c-type cytochrome biogenesis protein CcmI, with product MNGTFLLLAMGLCLVALGFVVTPLLRAPRCEENPSRRATNLLVHRDRLRELEQDMAAGFLTGAQYDNALADLERELLDSGAVEPTHRQAARGPGSRRAPFVAACASLALLPFLATGLYLTVGHAEEVFATPLPSGTPTPGEAAGEPRSGADLKREFQHLAQQLQGRLAQDPAQLGNWTLLSRTLVFLDDLPAAERAFREAMRHGGDQDPDLLTRYADALAERQGELAGEPQRLIERALVLDPDHIQALWLAGTLALQQNSPDEARGHWQRLLVLLPPESPEAEVIRGNLGQLDQAAGSPLERVSARSET
- a CDS encoding Crp/Fnr family transcriptional regulator, whose translation is MNKTLSREALQAVRQVPLFAGLEDETLALLTGGAVERSYRRGALLFSKGEPADRFYVVLGGWIKLFRESPDGNECMVGLFTRGESFAEAAMFDRLGFPVNAAVAEDARLLVFPAEHFLTTLERNHGLALNMLANLSGMLRSLVRQLDQLTLQPTYQRLAAFIVSLCPEGTNQATVCLPCDKLLIAGRLGMKPESFSRAMARLREVGVSCERNCVHVEDITVLRRFANSAEEKALSPLPCAAPNSPHATAPRPCR
- a CDS encoding nitrite reductase, whose translation is MRALSKGIFALSFPLTAMVGMAHAAAPELTAEEQERANTIYFQRCAGCHGTTRNGATGPNLLPDTTQELGQRRLESIITLGTEGGMNNFDGILSADDITLISKYIQHDPVDPPEMSLADMKERWQVFIAPEDLPTEPQHDLNWENFMVTILRDRGAMGIIDADTKELVTEVETGYAVHVAKESSDGRFWYVQGRDGRLSKIDLWMDPPQVTAEVFIGYDARDVAVSHYGEWKDKYVIGGSYWPPHFVIADAETMEPLKVVSTRSYDTQGNFRNEARVAALYNTPHAPTFLVNVKESGQVWQVDYSDIDNLRIDQMETAEFLHDGFFDPTGRYFQIAANMSDKMVFIDTETRKLVSMLETGTKPHPGPGANWIDPECGPVAGTTHLGEGLLTFWGNDPEGHPDQAWQICDQIETDGPGLFVRTHPDSDNVWIDQAMHPEPDVNQWVMVMNKETRELTPIHVADRPLEHDAVAVHMEYDQTGTEVWVSIWARGDGHQNDGAIVVFDDKTLEVKAVVEGLNTPTGKFNVYNRRHHVG